From Streptomyces yatensis, one genomic window encodes:
- a CDS encoding IclR family transcriptional regulator, whose product MARLTAPALRRGLDILELLVDQDEGLRVPEITQHLGLPRATTHELVNTLADRGYVTVSKETGRVAIGLNALRLGAGYERGLDLATVGRECAGEVARACGETVQVVVRDGRFAVFIVRIDSKYSVRLVSQVGSRLLASCTAGGKALLSALPAQELDELFPNDKALQQMTSNSISTRKRLLAEVEEARERGWTEEYCESNDHAACVAAPVYDRLGNCVAAMSISVPTPRWGDAEKEHYVELVLDGARAMAQRLGASVPS is encoded by the coding sequence GTGGCGCGACTCACCGCTCCGGCTCTGCGCCGGGGCCTGGACATCCTGGAGCTGCTCGTCGACCAGGATGAGGGGCTGCGGGTTCCGGAGATCACCCAGCACCTCGGCCTGCCCCGTGCCACCACCCACGAACTCGTCAACACCCTGGCCGACCGAGGCTATGTGACCGTCTCCAAGGAGACCGGACGCGTCGCCATAGGGCTCAACGCCCTGCGGCTCGGCGCCGGATACGAGCGCGGGCTCGACCTCGCCACCGTGGGCCGGGAGTGTGCCGGCGAGGTGGCGCGGGCCTGCGGCGAAACGGTCCAGGTGGTCGTACGGGACGGCAGATTCGCGGTGTTCATCGTGCGCATCGACAGCAAGTACTCGGTGCGGCTGGTGTCGCAGGTGGGCAGCCGGCTGCTCGCGTCCTGCACCGCGGGCGGAAAGGCGCTGCTGAGCGCGCTGCCGGCCCAGGAGCTCGATGAGCTGTTCCCCAACGACAAGGCGCTGCAGCAGATGACGTCGAACAGCATCTCCACGCGGAAGCGGCTGCTGGCCGAGGTCGAAGAGGCCCGCGAGCGCGGCTGGACCGAGGAGTACTGCGAGTCCAATGACCACGCGGCCTGTGTCGCCGCCCCGGTGTACGACCGGCTCGGCAACTGCGTGGCGGCCATGAGCATCTCGGTGCCCACCCCGCGGTGGGGCGACGCCGAGAAGGAGCACTACGTCGAGCTGGTCCTCGACGGGGCACGGGCGATGGCCCAGCGCCTCGGAGCGAGCGTGCCGTCGTAA
- a CDS encoding aldo/keto reductase — protein sequence MKYINLGDLEVSRIGLGAMGMSHGLTGAGTDDAESIRTVHRALELGVTLIDTAEIYGPYINEELLGQALKGRRDQVVLATKFGMIAHSGAGPWNLDSSPANIRTAVEGSLKRLGTDHIDLYYQHRVDPHTPIEETVGAVAELVAEGKVRHIGLSEAGPDTIRRAHAVHPITAVQSEYSLWTRGLEERVLPVLRELGIGLVPFSPLGHGFLTGTVRDEADFEEGDFRRGNPRFTGENFRRNLRLADEVQAIAAEAGATPAQVALAWLLAQGDDIAPIPGTKRVARVEENTAADRLRLSTEVLARLSSLPPAVGDTHTEAGMRMLER from the coding sequence ATGAAGTACATCAACCTGGGTGACCTGGAGGTTTCCCGTATCGGTCTGGGTGCGATGGGCATGTCCCATGGCCTCACCGGCGCCGGGACGGACGACGCGGAGTCCATCCGCACCGTCCACCGGGCGCTGGAGCTGGGCGTCACCCTCATCGACACCGCGGAGATCTACGGCCCCTACATCAACGAGGAACTCCTCGGCCAGGCCCTGAAGGGCCGACGCGATCAGGTGGTACTGGCCACCAAGTTCGGCATGATCGCCCACTCCGGGGCGGGCCCGTGGAACCTCGACTCCAGCCCGGCCAACATCCGCACCGCCGTGGAAGGGTCGCTGAAACGGCTGGGCACCGACCACATCGACCTGTACTACCAGCACCGAGTCGACCCCCACACCCCCATCGAGGAGACCGTCGGGGCGGTGGCGGAGCTGGTCGCCGAGGGCAAGGTGCGGCATATCGGCCTGTCCGAGGCCGGGCCGGACACGATCCGCCGCGCCCATGCCGTCCACCCCATCACCGCGGTGCAGTCCGAGTACTCGCTGTGGACCCGCGGGCTGGAGGAGCGCGTCCTGCCGGTGCTGCGTGAGCTGGGCATCGGCCTGGTCCCGTTCTCACCGCTGGGACACGGCTTCCTCACCGGCACCGTCCGTGACGAGGCCGACTTCGAGGAAGGCGACTTCCGGCGCGGCAACCCGCGCTTCACCGGCGAGAACTTCCGGCGCAATCTGCGTCTCGCGGACGAGGTCCAGGCCATCGCCGCCGAGGCGGGCGCCACCCCGGCCCAGGTCGCCCTCGCCTGGCTGCTCGCCCAGGGCGATGACATCGCGCCCATCCCCGGCACCAAGCGAGTGGCCCGCGTGGAGGAGAACACCGCGGCCGACCGCCTCCGGCTGAGCACGGAGGTCCTGGCCAGGCTCTCCAGCCTGCCCCCGGCCGTCGGCGACACCCACACCGAGGCGGGGATGCGGATGCTGGAACGCTGA
- a CDS encoding alcohol dehydrogenase catalytic domain-containing protein, with protein MRATLLYAADDVRVEDVADPKIQNPTDAVVRIVLSCICGSDLWPFTSLPHTDTPRRMGHEFLGVVEETGSEVRGLAPGDVVVAPFMWADNTCAYCRDGLQTSCVHGGRWGVNGVDGGQGQIARVPYADGTLVKLPVGEDSELLPDLLTLSDIMCTGYHAARTAGVERGDSVTVVGDGAVGLAAVIAARLQGAEQIILMGRHTPRTVLGRDFGATDVVAERGEEGIARVRELTGGEGTRKVLECVGLTDALVQSLGVVRDGGTISRVGAPQYSDVAFGFGDFMRNITLTGGVAPARAYIGELMPHILDGSIRPGRVFDRTLGLEDIADGYRAMNDREALKVLIRP; from the coding sequence ATGCGCGCCACCCTGCTGTACGCGGCCGACGACGTACGTGTCGAGGACGTCGCCGACCCGAAGATCCAGAACCCCACCGACGCGGTCGTGCGGATCGTGCTCTCCTGCATCTGCGGCAGCGACCTGTGGCCCTTCACGTCGCTGCCGCACACCGACACCCCCCGCCGCATGGGCCACGAGTTCCTGGGCGTCGTCGAGGAGACCGGCTCCGAGGTGCGCGGGCTCGCCCCCGGTGACGTGGTGGTGGCCCCGTTCATGTGGGCCGACAACACCTGTGCGTACTGCCGCGACGGTTTGCAGACCTCCTGTGTGCACGGCGGGCGGTGGGGCGTGAACGGCGTCGACGGTGGCCAGGGGCAGATCGCGCGCGTCCCGTACGCCGACGGCACGCTGGTGAAGCTGCCGGTGGGCGAGGACTCCGAGCTGCTGCCCGATCTGCTGACCCTGTCCGACATCATGTGCACCGGCTACCACGCGGCCCGCACCGCCGGTGTCGAGCGCGGCGACAGCGTCACCGTCGTCGGGGACGGCGCCGTGGGCCTGGCGGCCGTGATCGCCGCCAGGCTGCAGGGCGCCGAGCAGATCATCCTGATGGGCCGGCACACCCCGCGCACCGTTCTGGGCCGCGACTTCGGCGCCACCGATGTGGTGGCCGAGCGCGGCGAGGAGGGCATCGCGCGGGTGCGTGAGCTGACCGGTGGCGAGGGCACCCGCAAGGTCCTGGAATGCGTGGGCCTGACGGACGCGCTGGTGCAGAGCCTCGGCGTGGTCCGCGACGGCGGCACGATCAGCCGGGTCGGCGCCCCGCAGTACAGCGATGTCGCGTTCGGGTTCGGCGACTTCATGCGCAACATCACGCTCACCGGCGGCGTCGCCCCGGCCCGCGCCTATATCGGGGAGCTGATGCCGCACATCCTCGACGGCTCGATCCGGCCGGGTCGTGTCTTCGACCGCACGCTGGGCCTGGAGGACATCGCCGACGGCTACCGGGCGATGAACGACCGCGAGGCCCTGAAGGTCCTCATCCGCCCGTGA
- a CDS encoding helix-turn-helix transcriptional regulator yields MAPEQHSGGEELGRFLRARRTQTSPQAAGLTPGPGIRRTPGLRREELATLAGVSIDYYTRLERGKETRPSPAVVDALGRALQLDDAEHQHLRDLAVRAARYAPKPAPAPSRTVRPHLKLLLETVRPSPAYILSRSMDILAYNPGGLALYAGIADWPVKQRNLARYLFLHPAAQEVFPNWENQIRGCVARLRTLAGTDPDAPDLTTLVGELLLKSPDFAGLWERYEVTGRKHTAKTFQHPHVGTITLDFQGMALEGTPGHRMGVYTAEPGTPDHDAMLLLDMTATPTEPRPSASEHQR; encoded by the coding sequence ATGGCACCCGAGCAGCACAGCGGCGGCGAGGAACTGGGGCGCTTCCTGCGCGCCCGCCGCACCCAGACCAGCCCCCAGGCCGCCGGCCTCACCCCGGGGCCCGGGATCCGCCGTACCCCCGGCCTGCGCCGCGAGGAGCTGGCCACCCTCGCCGGGGTCAGCATCGACTACTACACCCGCCTGGAGCGCGGCAAGGAAACCCGCCCCAGCCCCGCCGTGGTCGATGCCCTCGGGCGTGCCCTGCAGCTCGACGACGCCGAGCACCAGCACCTGCGTGACCTGGCCGTCCGCGCCGCCCGCTACGCGCCCAAGCCCGCCCCGGCCCCCAGCCGCACCGTGCGCCCCCACCTGAAGCTGCTGCTGGAAACGGTGCGCCCGAGCCCCGCGTACATCCTCAGCCGCAGCATGGACATCCTCGCGTACAACCCGGGCGGCCTCGCCCTCTACGCCGGCATCGCCGACTGGCCCGTCAAACAGCGCAACCTGGCCCGCTACCTCTTCCTCCACCCCGCCGCCCAGGAGGTCTTCCCCAACTGGGAGAACCAGATCCGCGGCTGCGTCGCCCGGCTGCGCACCCTGGCCGGCACCGACCCCGACGCCCCCGACCTCACCACCCTCGTCGGGGAGCTGCTCCTCAAGAGCCCCGACTTCGCGGGCCTGTGGGAGCGCTACGAGGTCACCGGCCGCAAGCACACCGCCAAGACCTTCCAGCACCCCCACGTCGGCACGATCACCCTCGACTTTCAGGGCATGGCCCTCGAAGGCACTCCCGGCCACCGCATGGGCGTCTACACGGCCGAACCCGGCACCCCGGACCACGACGCCATGCTGCTGCTCGACATGACCGCCACGCCCACCGAGCCACGGCCCTCCGCCTCCGAACACCAGCGCTGA
- a CDS encoding FHA domain-containing protein, whose amino-acid sequence MPLSASLARGVAPTTPGTLHARTVTGDLSAPPRPGLTVCFGRGEKPDVDLGVGVDDLRVSRRHGELTYRQGQWWLRNTGRQLVRLPRGTMMHLSSEPIPLDTGYTPLFVKGSGYREHLVELYVAGHDDQGPVSRRRAETLRPEIWPLDDDERLLLVVLGQRYLLYEEDPRPLTYATAAKQLSYLRPGAGWNERKIEYRIEAVRRRLRNTGFRYPLMHDKSQGRPADNGLLHNLLKGLVESTTLVPPDLDLIEDDDLWPDPAPES is encoded by the coding sequence ATGCCCCTCTCCGCCAGCCTCGCGCGCGGAGTCGCGCCCACCACCCCCGGCACTCTGCACGCCCGCACCGTGACCGGCGATCTCAGTGCCCCGCCCCGGCCGGGGCTGACGGTCTGCTTCGGGCGCGGCGAGAAGCCGGACGTGGACCTGGGTGTGGGCGTGGACGACCTCCGGGTGAGCCGGCGGCACGGCGAGCTGACCTACCGCCAGGGCCAGTGGTGGCTGCGGAACACCGGACGGCAGCTCGTCCGGCTGCCGCGCGGCACGATGATGCATCTCAGCAGCGAGCCGATCCCGCTCGACACCGGCTACACCCCGCTGTTCGTCAAGGGTTCCGGCTACCGCGAGCACCTGGTGGAGCTGTATGTGGCGGGCCATGACGACCAGGGGCCGGTGTCGCGGCGGCGCGCCGAGACCCTTCGGCCGGAGATCTGGCCGCTGGACGACGACGAACGGCTGCTGCTGGTCGTCCTCGGTCAGCGGTATCTGCTGTACGAGGAGGATCCGAGACCTCTGACGTACGCCACGGCGGCCAAGCAGCTCAGCTACCTCCGCCCGGGCGCGGGATGGAACGAGCGCAAGATCGAGTACCGGATCGAGGCCGTACGCCGCCGTCTGCGCAACACCGGCTTCCGATACCCGCTGATGCACGACAAATCGCAGGGCCGCCCGGCGGACAACGGGCTGCTGCACAACCTGCTCAAGGGATTGGTGGAGTCCACCACGCTCGTACCGCCCGACCTGGACCTGATCGAGGACGACGACCTCTGGCCCGATCCCGCGCCGGAGTCTTAA
- a CDS encoding polysaccharide lyase family 7 protein, which yields MRCMRIVVLAGITAAASTAALALPAQAGIPTRDGRTAAECEYPADVLDLTDWKLTLPTGEDEDPTDITQPDLATFAAKPWFQADEDCGAVQFRAPVDGVTTGGSSYPRAELREMTDDGEDEASWSTTEGTHTLVVKEAFTALPNDKPHLVGAQIHGGDDDVTVFRLEGSKLYITDGDDTHHHLVTDDYELGTEFEAKFVARNGKIDAYYNGERETTISSDDDSNYFKAGAYTQANCENSDPCDGDNYGEVHISGIKVTHS from the coding sequence ATGAGGTGCATGCGCATCGTCGTTCTCGCGGGCATCACCGCGGCCGCGTCGACGGCCGCCCTCGCGCTCCCGGCGCAGGCCGGCATCCCCACCCGCGACGGCCGCACGGCCGCCGAGTGCGAGTACCCCGCCGACGTCCTCGACCTCACCGACTGGAAGCTGACCCTGCCCACCGGCGAGGACGAGGACCCGACCGACATCACCCAGCCCGACCTCGCCACGTTCGCCGCCAAGCCCTGGTTCCAGGCGGATGAGGACTGCGGCGCGGTCCAGTTCCGGGCCCCCGTCGACGGTGTGACCACGGGGGGCTCCAGCTACCCGCGCGCCGAGCTGCGGGAGATGACGGACGACGGGGAGGACGAGGCGAGCTGGTCGACCACCGAGGGCACCCACACGCTCGTGGTCAAGGAGGCGTTCACCGCGCTCCCGAACGACAAGCCGCATCTCGTCGGTGCCCAGATCCACGGCGGGGACGACGACGTCACGGTCTTCCGGCTCGAAGGCAGCAAGCTCTACATCACCGACGGCGACGACACCCACCACCATCTCGTCACCGACGACTATGAGCTGGGCACCGAGTTCGAGGCCAAGTTCGTGGCGCGGAACGGGAAGATCGACGCCTATTACAACGGGGAGCGGGAGACCACGATCTCCTCCGACGACGACAGCAACTACTTCAAGGCAGGGGCCTATACGCAGGCCAATTGCGAGAACTCGGACCCGTGCGACGGCGACAACTACGGCGAGGTCCACATATCCGGCATCAAGGTCACCCATTCCTAG